A stretch of the Cyanobacteria bacterium GSL.Bin1 genome encodes the following:
- a CDS encoding mechanosensitive ion channel, with amino-acid sequence MKQKYVWLACLIAILVVIVPLTGSVKAQFPSLPNFSGNSPNLFSPSTDKVTSKCIRLDGRCLVELAGSESTLSTRIEEIEQRLANITRYYLKNPSADINVYQEPAGQLVDIYVSVDKWNTRLLSVTSQDAALKSMSIQHRAEEMVREIENALRQARQEREEEFLIAQAQKGAIALLLLFVLTIALFYLEKRFHQQKTAIRAGLDSNSQQAISTKLTQNQRQQIAEIKYRLTKIIRVTIWVGGTLYLVGLFPYTRFLQVYIINIFRVPFRLFVAGLITYFLIRFSFILIDKFNAALANNYLLTPEANLRLQLRISTISSVAKSVMVVTWIIVGILIGLSIVGVNIAPLLAGAGLIGVAISFASQNLIRDAINGFFIILEDQYAVGDVVGIADATGFVEAINLRITQLRDTEGRLITIPNSEIRTVTNYTSNWSQVDLKIPIAYQADVEKAIRIIEEISDSMMRDRHWQKDILETPTLLGVDEFSYQGVIIRVWIKTKPLQQWPIAREYRRRLKIAFDQAGIDLSLPHQKIWISQNSDPSEKKGND; translated from the coding sequence ATGAAGCAAAAATACGTTTGGTTAGCGTGCTTGATAGCGATTTTGGTCGTTATCGTGCCGCTTACTGGTTCTGTAAAAGCACAATTCCCTTCTCTGCCCAATTTTTCCGGAAATTCGCCTAATCTTTTTTCTCCGTCAACCGATAAAGTTACTTCAAAATGTATCCGTTTAGACGGACGCTGTCTGGTCGAGTTGGCAGGTAGTGAATCGACTTTATCAACTCGCATTGAGGAAATTGAGCAACGACTCGCTAACATTACTCGCTACTACTTAAAAAATCCGTCTGCAGACATAAATGTGTACCAGGAACCCGCAGGACAACTGGTTGATATTTATGTGAGTGTGGATAAATGGAATACCCGCTTGCTGAGTGTAACCAGTCAAGATGCAGCGCTGAAATCAATGAGCATTCAGCACCGGGCAGAGGAAATGGTTCGGGAAATTGAAAATGCGCTACGACAAGCACGACAAGAACGAGAAGAGGAATTTTTAATCGCTCAAGCCCAAAAAGGCGCGATCGCGCTATTACTTTTGTTTGTATTGACAATTGCACTCTTTTATTTAGAAAAGCGATTTCATCAACAAAAAACTGCTATTCGTGCTGGTCTTGATAGTAACTCCCAACAAGCAATTTCCACGAAACTGACACAAAATCAACGTCAACAAATTGCAGAAATCAAATATCGTCTCACAAAAATTATCCGGGTTACCATTTGGGTCGGAGGAACGCTTTATTTGGTTGGTTTATTTCCTTACACACGATTTCTCCAAGTTTATATTATTAATATTTTCCGCGTTCCCTTCCGTTTATTTGTAGCAGGATTAATCACTTATTTTTTGATCCGTTTTTCCTTTATTTTAATTGATAAATTTAATGCGGCTCTCGCCAATAATTACTTACTAACCCCAGAAGCAAATCTCCGTTTACAACTTCGGATTTCTACAATTTCTAGCGTTGCTAAAAGTGTGATGGTTGTGACTTGGATAATCGTTGGTATTCTCATTGGTTTGTCTATCGTTGGGGTGAATATTGCCCCCTTACTGGCAGGTGCTGGCTTAATTGGGGTTGCCATTTCTTTTGCGTCTCAAAACTTAATTCGAGATGCCATTAACGGCTTTTTTATTATTCTTGAAGATCAATATGCAGTGGGAGATGTGGTTGGTATTGCTGATGCAACCGGCTTTGTTGAAGCAATCAATTTAAGAATTACTCAACTGCGAGATACAGAAGGGCGTTTAATTACAATTCCTAATAGTGAAATTCGGACCGTGACAAACTACACGAGTAATTGGTCACAAGTGGATTTAAAGATCCCCATTGCTTATCAGGCTGATGTGGAAAAAGCGATCCGAATTATTGAAGAGATTAGCGATAGTATGATGCGCGATCGCCATTGGCAAAAAGATATTTTAGAAACACCAACTCTGCTTGGTGTTGATGAGTTTAGTTACCAAGGAGTCATTATTCGCGTGTGGATTAAAA
- a CDS encoding adenosylhomocysteinase, translating to MTATQVKHEVKDLSYATLGKQRIEWAGREMPVLRQIRDQFAKDKPLEGIRMVACCHVTTETANLAIALKAGGADAVLIASNPLSTQDDTAASLVADYGIPVFAIKGEDNETYNRHINIALDHRPNIIIDDGSDVTAALIQNRKDQIKEIIGTTEETTTGINRLRAMYNDGVLTFPAMNVNDADTKHFFDNRYGTGQSTIDGIIRATNVLLAGKTVVVGGYGWCSKGVAMRAAGMGANVVVTEVDHIRALEAAMDGFRVMPMNEAAKIGDVIVTLTGNKHVVAGHHFDVMKDGAIVCNAGHFDIELDLKSLRQKASEVKEVRPFTEQYILPNGKSVIVLGEGRLINLASAEGHPSAVMDMSFANQAKASEYLALNQGKLEPGIHSIPREVDREIARLKLKAMGVQIDDLSQEQIKYMNSWTEGTD from the coding sequence ATGACTGCAACACAAGTAAAGCACGAAGTAAAAGACCTGAGTTATGCAACTCTAGGAAAACAACGGATTGAATGGGCAGGCCGTGAAATGCCTGTACTAAGACAAATTCGCGACCAGTTTGCCAAAGATAAGCCGTTAGAAGGCATTCGCATGGTTGCTTGCTGTCACGTCACGACCGAGACAGCTAACCTCGCGATCGCGCTGAAAGCCGGCGGGGCAGATGCCGTTTTAATTGCCAGTAACCCGCTTTCGACTCAAGACGACACCGCAGCGAGTTTAGTTGCTGACTACGGCATTCCTGTTTTTGCTATCAAAGGTGAAGACAACGAAACGTATAACCGTCACATCAATATCGCCCTCGATCATCGCCCGAATATCATCATCGACGACGGTAGTGATGTCACTGCAGCGTTAATTCAAAATCGCAAAGACCAAATCAAAGAAATCATCGGTACAACTGAAGAAACCACGACAGGCATTAACCGCCTCCGCGCGATGTACAACGATGGGGTACTCACTTTCCCCGCGATGAATGTTAACGATGCGGATACCAAGCACTTCTTCGATAACCGCTATGGTACCGGACAATCCACCATTGATGGGATTATCCGTGCCACCAATGTTCTCCTCGCTGGTAAAACCGTCGTGGTTGGCGGTTATGGCTGGTGTTCCAAAGGGGTCGCAATGCGAGCTGCTGGTATGGGGGCAAACGTTGTTGTGACTGAAGTTGATCACATCCGTGCTCTAGAAGCAGCAATGGATGGCTTCCGAGTGATGCCCATGAATGAAGCGGCGAAAATTGGTGATGTTATTGTCACCTTAACCGGTAACAAGCACGTAGTTGCAGGTCATCACTTTGATGTCATGAAAGATGGCGCGATTGTCTGCAATGCGGGTCACTTTGATATTGAGCTTGACCTGAAATCTCTCCGTCAGAAAGCTAGCGAAGTTAAAGAAGTTCGTCCGTTCACTGAACAGTACATTCTGCCGAATGGTAAGTCTGTGATTGTTTTAGGGGAAGGTCGTCTCATTAACTTAGCGTCTGCAGAAGGTCACCCTAGTGCAGTAATGGATATGAGCTTTGCCAACCAAGCGAAAGCATCTGAATATCTTGCGCTCAACCAAGGCAAACTAGAGCCTGGGATCCACTCCATTCCGCGGGAAGTTGACCGCGAAATCGCTCGCCTCAAACTCAAAGCAATGGGCGTTCAAATTGATGACCTCAGCCAAGAGCAAATCAAATATATGAACTCCTGGACTGAAGGAACCGACTAA